The Heyndrickxia vini genome contains a region encoding:
- a CDS encoding ABC transporter permease, with product MELIGLQCKAEILRVLRNPYFVFWSLLMPIVFYFIFTKVVNTGGDQSAWQAHYLMSMTTFSVMGSSIMTLGIRIVQERAHGWSTFMRLTPLPDSIYFIGQMTGQTVIHILSIIVIFVAGALINGISLTISEWLLSGLWILIGSIPFLALGTIIGAMRKVETAAGVSNVLYMILAISGGMWMPLEVMPKIMQSIGKWLPSYNFGNGAWEIVQGNLPDWKNIIILLCYLIIFMLLSKYIRRKQEAV from the coding sequence ATGGAGTTAATAGGGTTACAATGTAAAGCTGAAATCTTACGTGTATTACGAAATCCTTATTTTGTGTTTTGGTCCCTTCTCATGCCGATCGTTTTCTATTTTATTTTTACAAAAGTCGTTAATACAGGTGGCGATCAAAGTGCGTGGCAGGCACATTATTTAATGTCGATGACCACATTTAGTGTCATGGGTTCCTCCATCATGACTCTCGGTATTCGCATCGTTCAAGAAAGAGCCCACGGCTGGTCAACTTTTATGAGACTGACTCCGCTGCCCGATTCAATCTACTTTATAGGGCAAATGACCGGTCAAACGGTTATTCATATTCTTTCAATTATCGTTATCTTCGTAGCTGGTGCACTTATTAACGGGATATCCTTAACTATCTCTGAATGGTTGCTGAGTGGACTTTGGATATTAATAGGCTCCATCCCATTTCTTGCGCTAGGTACAATTATTGGTGCTATGCGAAAAGTAGAAACCGCCGCAGGTGTAAGCAATGTCCTTTATATGATCTTAGCAATTTCAGGGGGAATGTGGATGCCTCTAGAAGTCATGCCAAAAATCATGCAATCCATCGGAAAATGGCTTCCATCCTACAATTTTGGGAATGGCGCATGGGAAATCGTTCAAGGAAATTTACCCGATTGGAAAAATATTATTATTTTACTCTGTTATTTAATTATTTTCATGCTACTATCGAAATATATAAGACGAAAACAAGAAGCGGTGTGA
- a CDS encoding ABC transporter ATP-binding protein, with translation MNEIVSAKNVSKSFHHKHAVKDVSFSINRGEVVAILGPNGAGKTTTISMMLGLLKPTTGEVRLFGQHPNEIKVREQLGIMLQEVSVMNGLKVRELLGLIRQYYPNPLSMEELISYTGLTDNDLKTLAEKLSGGQKRRLSFALALAGNPELVILDEPTVGMDITSRNRFWKTIQLLADSGKTIIFTTHYLQEADDVAQRIILFNKGSIIADGTPSEIKASLTKQFVSFQTNSGSFTKLYEHSIITNIFEKDDRVFLQTEDTDTVLALLFKEKIDAYNIQVERGKLEEAFEQLTTEHKEVI, from the coding sequence ATGAATGAAATTGTGAGCGCTAAAAATGTGTCAAAATCTTTTCATCATAAACACGCGGTTAAGGATGTTTCTTTTTCAATAAATAGGGGTGAGGTTGTAGCGATTCTTGGACCAAATGGTGCAGGAAAAACAACGACCATCTCAATGATGCTAGGATTATTAAAACCGACAACTGGTGAAGTCCGGTTATTCGGTCAGCATCCGAATGAAATAAAGGTCCGTGAACAGCTCGGGATTATGCTACAAGAGGTAAGTGTGATGAATGGTTTAAAAGTGCGTGAATTACTGGGATTAATCCGTCAATACTATCCCAATCCGTTGTCTATGGAGGAGTTAATTTCCTATACTGGCTTAACCGACAACGATTTAAAAACCCTTGCTGAAAAACTATCAGGTGGGCAAAAACGAAGGCTAAGCTTTGCGTTAGCTCTAGCTGGGAATCCTGAGTTAGTTATATTAGATGAACCGACGGTAGGTATGGATATTACTTCCCGCAATCGGTTTTGGAAAACGATTCAACTATTAGCCGATAGTGGGAAAACGATTATTTTTACTACCCATTATCTTCAAGAAGCAGATGATGTCGCGCAAAGAATCATTTTATTTAACAAAGGAAGCATTATCGCAGATGGGACACCATCAGAAATAAAGGCAAGTTTAACTAAGCAATTTGTCTCGTTTCAGACAAACTCCGGTTCTTTTACTAAACTTTATGAGCATTCAATCATTACAAATATCTTTGAAAAAGATGACAGAGTCTTCCTACAAACAGAGGATACTGATACAGTATTGGCTCTACTTTTTAAAGAAAAAATCGATGCCTATAATATTCAGGTTGAACGTGGAAAATTGGAAGAAGCTTTTGAACAGCTTACAACTGAGCATAAGGAGGTTATTTAA
- a CDS encoding nuclease-related domain-containing protein translates to MIAKKLTIPYRVLKNDALLRRLPHPHCKVSLIEDDFKKRKAGYRGEQNFLYHLGFLPDNHFHIFFDLHLQIGNQTFQIDTLILTPNLIIICEVKNYSGTLIFEKHSDQLIRIYQNKEEVFPNPIYQIQRQHIQLDRFLKQFNIQSIPIEHFVIIGNSTTQIKTSPDNSRLYETVFHSEKIITKMEELSKIHKRTILKPSNFNRVSQLILSNHKDDNPNIIDTFGIQKKEIIKGVRCSACKNFSMIRAHGTWKCSNCYAYSKDAHKQAILDYLLIVDSHVTNKQCQEFLHVFKPQIVYRLLASMNLPTSGNDGGKTYHLPPPDYFQEAI, encoded by the coding sequence TTGATTGCAAAAAAGTTAACTATTCCATATAGGGTACTAAAAAATGACGCTTTATTGAGGCGCCTCCCCCATCCCCATTGTAAAGTTAGTTTAATTGAAGATGATTTTAAAAAAAGGAAAGCGGGATATCGGGGTGAACAAAATTTCCTCTACCATTTAGGATTTCTTCCAGACAATCATTTCCACATTTTCTTCGACCTTCACTTACAAATCGGTAATCAAACTTTCCAAATTGATACCCTTATTCTTACTCCAAACCTGATCATAATTTGCGAAGTAAAGAATTATTCGGGAACTTTAATTTTTGAAAAGCATTCTGACCAACTTATCAGAATCTATCAAAATAAAGAGGAAGTATTCCCCAATCCTATTTATCAAATACAGCGACAACATATTCAATTAGATCGCTTTCTTAAACAATTCAATATTCAATCAATACCAATTGAGCACTTTGTTATCATTGGTAACTCTACTACACAAATTAAGACCTCGCCAGATAACTCCCGACTTTATGAAACAGTTTTCCACTCTGAAAAGATCATTACTAAAATGGAGGAACTAAGCAAAATCCACAAACGGACTATTTTGAAGCCTTCTAATTTTAATAGAGTTTCTCAATTAATTCTTAGTAATCACAAAGATGATAATCCAAATATTATAGATACTTTTGGCATTCAAAAGAAGGAAATAATAAAAGGAGTGAGATGCTCCGCCTGTAAAAACTTTTCTATGATTCGAGCGCATGGTACCTGGAAGTGTTCCAACTGTTATGCTTATTCTAAGGATGCTCATAAACAAGCGATTCTTGATTATCTGCTAATAGTAGATTCACACGTTACAAATAAGCAATGTCAAGAATTCCTCCATGTTTTTAAACCACAAATTGTATATCGCCTTTTAGCTTCAATGAATCTCCCCACCTCTGGGAATGACGGGGGTAAAACTTATCATCTTCCTCCACCTGATTATTTCCAAGAAGCAATATGA
- a CDS encoding MFS transporter yields the protein MSSNSAKQLDDPQKQISSAWKLFFSLPILSWALYDFANTIFSSNINTIFFPLFLEHTVGGNPVTNQIASTFISYANAVASFFLVIFSPLFGTTIDRTGKKKIWIFWFTLITVLGTLSMGVFAYYQVPGKWFNLPISLVLVIISFVIAKFFYHSSLVFYDTMISDLTHKSYIPLISGFGVAVGYVGTLLGLGVYPLVGDNKYYIAFLVTGILFFIFALPFFFFTKEKRKVQTEATGSFLSGYKDILATFKEMKKYRAVFTFMISYFFLNDAISTAIAMMAIYTKAVVGFTTGEFILLYLVSTVSSIIGSFIFGYITKAKGAKLAVLYVGILMCLALLVGSIATAKSMFWIAGSMFGISLGAMWVTSRTYIVELSPENKRGQFFGLFAFSGKVSSIIGPLLYGSITWAFASYGNIASRLAMGSLIIMTLIGILVLLKVKSSRNEVNG from the coding sequence ATGTCCAGTAATTCTGCTAAACAATTAGACGATCCTCAGAAACAAATTTCTTCAGCTTGGAAGTTATTTTTTTCACTACCGATTCTGTCATGGGCACTGTATGACTTTGCGAATACCATTTTTTCCTCTAACATCAATACGATTTTCTTTCCATTATTTTTAGAACATACGGTTGGCGGGAACCCTGTAACAAATCAAATTGCCAGCACATTTATTTCGTATGCCAATGCCGTTGCCAGCTTCTTCTTGGTCATCTTTTCACCGCTTTTTGGAACGACGATTGACCGGACCGGAAAAAAGAAAATATGGATATTCTGGTTTACGTTAATTACAGTTTTAGGCACTCTCTCTATGGGAGTCTTCGCGTATTATCAAGTACCTGGAAAGTGGTTCAATCTTCCGATTTCACTTGTTCTCGTCATCATTTCATTTGTTATTGCTAAATTCTTTTACCACTCCAGTCTTGTCTTTTATGATACGATGATTTCCGATTTAACTCACAAATCATATATTCCTTTGATTTCGGGATTTGGTGTTGCCGTTGGATATGTGGGCACATTACTTGGATTAGGTGTATATCCACTTGTCGGTGATAATAAATACTATATTGCCTTTTTAGTGACTGGGATATTATTCTTTATTTTTGCCCTTCCATTTTTCTTTTTTACTAAGGAGAAAAGAAAAGTTCAAACAGAGGCGACGGGGAGTTTTTTATCTGGATATAAAGATATCTTGGCAACCTTTAAAGAAATGAAAAAATATCGAGCAGTTTTTACGTTCATGATTTCATATTTTTTCCTGAATGATGCGATTTCAACAGCTATTGCCATGATGGCGATTTATACGAAGGCAGTGGTTGGCTTCACAACCGGGGAATTTATTTTGCTTTACTTAGTTTCAACGGTTTCCAGTATAATCGGTTCATTTATTTTCGGATATATAACTAAAGCGAAGGGTGCAAAGCTGGCGGTATTATATGTTGGTATTTTAATGTGTCTTGCATTGCTTGTTGGAAGCATCGCCACGGCTAAATCTATGTTCTGGATTGCAGGAAGTATGTTTGGGATCAGTCTTGGCGCCATGTGGGTAACATCAAGAACATATATTGTTGAACTAAGTCCAGAAAATAAACGAGGACAATTCTTTGGATTATTTGCCTTTTCCGGAAAAGTCTCATCTATTATCGGCCCTCTTTTATACGGATCGATTACTTGGGCCTTTGCAAGTTACGGAAATATAGCTAGCCGTCTAGCTATGGGATCACTTATTATCATGACACTCATCGGAATATTGGTCCTTTTGAAGGTGAAGAGTTCAAGAAATGAAGTGAACGGTTGA
- a CDS encoding cation diffusion facilitator family transporter produces MLGTRESIAKKIAWISVWSNILLTIGKMVIGWFAHSDAVFADGIHSAADVFASVIVLLVIKIANKPADKEHPYGHGKAEVIVSGIVGILLFLVAVYIVYEGISGFFHPIATPNMLAMWIAIFSFIFKDFLYRSSMKVAKANNSKAIEAIALDHKADIVASIAAAVGVLLSVIGDKLGISILLYGDKVASIFVALLIFRISKEMLSEAFNILLERNIDLDTLQDFVSIISEFHEVKRIDKIRARDHGHYILVDLRISIDHDKTIKEGHDLSHEIKHSLMSKYDNIQEVLIHLNPYYSQDEEQD; encoded by the coding sequence ATATTGGGGACAAGAGAGTCGATTGCTAAAAAAATTGCTTGGATTAGTGTTTGGAGTAATATTTTATTAACAATTGGAAAGATGGTCATAGGCTGGTTCGCACACAGTGATGCGGTGTTTGCTGATGGGATTCACTCCGCAGCGGATGTTTTTGCCTCTGTTATTGTATTATTAGTCATAAAAATCGCCAATAAACCGGCAGATAAAGAACATCCTTATGGTCACGGGAAGGCAGAAGTAATCGTTTCAGGAATAGTTGGCATTTTATTGTTCTTAGTTGCAGTATATATTGTGTACGAAGGTATTTCTGGTTTCTTTCATCCTATCGCAACACCGAACATGTTAGCTATGTGGATTGCAATTTTCTCCTTTATTTTTAAGGACTTTTTATATCGTTCATCCATGAAGGTTGCTAAAGCAAATAATAGTAAAGCGATTGAAGCCATTGCTTTAGATCATAAAGCAGATATTGTCGCCTCTATAGCAGCAGCAGTCGGGGTATTATTATCTGTTATTGGAGATAAGCTTGGAATTAGCATATTATTATACGGAGATAAAGTGGCTAGTATTTTTGTTGCCCTTTTAATATTTAGAATTTCTAAAGAAATGCTTAGCGAAGCATTTAACATTCTTCTTGAACGTAATATTGATCTTGACACACTACAAGATTTTGTCTCCATCATTTCGGAATTTCATGAAGTAAAGAGAATAGATAAAATTCGAGCGAGAGATCATGGCCATTACATACTCGTAGATTTAAGAATTTCCATTGATCATGATAAAACCATAAAAGAAGGCCACGATCTCTCCCATGAAATCAAACATTCACTGATGAGTAAATATGATAATATTCAGGAAGTACTCATTCATTTGAACCCATACTATTCTCAAGACGAAGAACAAGACTAA
- a CDS encoding DsbA family protein yields the protein MSKSNKKTNTNKSSSSFFWIVVIIAVALLALIIFLSKSSDKAEKKEAFNFDYSNQPFEGDAKAPVEIVEFGDYKCPVCKQFNESVYPVIQKQFVDTGKAKFYFMNFPFINTDSHRSAEFAETVYQELGNETFWKFHHLLYNKQPEDEKYEKVDYFKLDFLKKTLAEISSDEDVKKVEKAFNNKEYKEAINKDKSYVTDLGIDSTPTLFINGKEFTGSSYEEFIQQVEDATK from the coding sequence ATGTCGAAATCAAATAAGAAAACAAATACAAACAAATCCAGCAGTTCATTTTTTTGGATTGTGGTCATTATTGCCGTTGCTTTGCTTGCATTAATAATTTTCTTAAGCAAGTCTTCTGACAAAGCAGAAAAAAAAGAAGCATTTAATTTTGATTACAGCAACCAACCATTCGAAGGTGATGCAAAAGCTCCTGTTGAGATTGTTGAATTCGGCGACTATAAATGTCCGGTATGTAAACAATTTAACGAGAGTGTTTATCCTGTTATTCAAAAGCAGTTTGTTGATACGGGAAAAGCTAAATTTTACTTTATGAATTTTCCTTTTATTAATACAGATTCCCATCGCTCCGCAGAGTTTGCGGAAACTGTCTACCAAGAACTAGGCAATGAAACATTTTGGAAGTTCCATCATCTTCTTTATAACAAACAACCAGAAGATGAAAAGTACGAAAAAGTCGATTACTTCAAATTGGACTTCCTTAAAAAGACATTAGCTGAGATTTCAAGTGACGAAGACGTCAAAAAAGTTGAAAAGGCCTTTAATAATAAGGAATACAAAGAAGCTATAAACAAAGATAAGTCCTATGTGACTGATTTAGGTATTGACTCCACGCCAACCTTATTTATTAATGGGAAGGAATTTACCGGAAGCAGCTATGAAGAATTTATTCAACAAGTAGAGGATGCAACAAAATAA
- a CDS encoding YceI family protein — MTISKWTVDAAHSSIDFSVKHMMVSKVKGAFQQFNASVEADPTDLTTANIDFNIDVASIDTRNNDRDNHLRSADFFDVENYPTMTFKSTNITKTDDDEYKVTGDVTLHGVTRSETFSVTFEGLAKDPMSGAEKIGFSASGKLKRSDYGLTWNAALETGGVLVGDEIKVAIEIEAAKEA; from the coding sequence ATGACAATTTCTAAATGGACAGTTGATGCAGCACATAGTAGTATTGATTTTTCCGTAAAACATATGATGGTATCTAAAGTAAAAGGTGCTTTCCAACAATTTAATGCAAGTGTTGAAGCCGATCCAACTGATTTAACAACAGCTAATATTGACTTCAATATCGATGTAGCAAGTATTGATACTCGTAATAATGATCGTGATAATCATTTACGTTCAGCAGATTTCTTTGATGTTGAAAACTATCCAACAATGACATTTAAATCAACAAACATTACAAAAACAGATGATGATGAATATAAAGTAACCGGTGATGTTACTCTTCATGGAGTTACACGTTCAGAAACTTTCTCCGTTACATTTGAAGGTCTTGCAAAAGATCCAATGAGTGGTGCAGAAAAAATCGGTTTCAGTGCTTCCGGAAAATTAAAACGTAGTGATTATGGTTTAACATGGAACGCAGCTTTAGAAACTGGCGGTGTTTTAGTCGGTGACGAAATAAAAGTAGCGATTGAAATTGAAGCTGCGAAAGAAGCATAA
- a CDS encoding glycine--tRNA ligase → MSVNMEQIVSHAKHRGFVFPGSEIYGGLANTWDYGPLGTELKNNIKKAWMKKFVQESPYNVGLDSAILMNPRTWEASGHIGNFNDPMIDCKNCKARHRADKLIENAAEEKGEEIIVDGLPFEKMEELMKEYDIACPECGSKDFTGIRQFNLMFKTFQGVTETSTNEIFLRPETAQGIFVNFKNVQRTMRKKLPFGIAQIGKSFRNEITPGNFTFRTREFEQMELEFFCKPGEELKWFDYWKEFAKKWLLTLGIKEENLRLRDHSEDELSHYSNATTDFEYKFPFGWGELWGIASRTDYDLKQHMQYSGEDFSYLDQETNERYVPYCIEPSLGADRVTLAYLIDSYEEEELEDGTSRTVMHLHPALAPYKAAILPLSKKLSDEAREIFADLAKQFMVDFDETGSIGKRYRRQDEIGTPFCITYDFDSKEDHMVTVRDRDTMEQTRLPISELKNFLEEKVQF, encoded by the coding sequence ATGTCAGTAAATATGGAACAAATCGTTTCACATGCGAAGCATCGCGGATTTGTATTTCCGGGTTCAGAAATATATGGGGGACTTGCAAACACATGGGATTATGGTCCTCTAGGAACAGAATTGAAAAACAATATTAAAAAGGCTTGGATGAAAAAGTTTGTCCAAGAATCCCCTTATAATGTCGGACTCGATTCTGCTATATTAATGAACCCAAGAACATGGGAAGCATCAGGTCATATTGGGAACTTCAATGACCCAATGATTGATTGTAAAAACTGTAAAGCAAGACATCGTGCAGATAAGTTAATTGAAAATGCGGCAGAAGAAAAAGGTGAAGAAATTATCGTAGATGGTCTCCCATTTGAAAAAATGGAAGAACTAATGAAAGAATATGATATTGCTTGTCCCGAGTGTGGCAGCAAGGATTTCACCGGAATTCGTCAATTCAACTTAATGTTTAAAACTTTCCAAGGTGTAACTGAAACGAGTACGAATGAAATATTCCTACGACCTGAAACGGCACAAGGTATTTTTGTTAACTTTAAAAATGTTCAGCGTACAATGCGTAAAAAGCTTCCATTTGGTATTGCGCAAATCGGTAAAAGTTTTCGCAATGAAATTACACCAGGTAACTTTACATTCCGTACACGTGAATTTGAACAAATGGAGCTAGAATTCTTCTGTAAACCTGGCGAAGAATTAAAGTGGTTTGATTATTGGAAAGAGTTTGCAAAGAAATGGTTGCTTACATTAGGAATTAAAGAAGAAAATCTTCGCCTTCGTGACCACTCTGAAGATGAGCTATCACATTACAGTAATGCAACGACTGATTTTGAATATAAATTCCCATTTGGCTGGGGAGAACTTTGGGGTATTGCATCAAGAACAGATTATGACTTGAAACAACATATGCAATATTCTGGTGAGGATTTCTCTTATTTAGATCAAGAAACAAATGAAAGATATGTCCCATATTGTATTGAACCTTCACTTGGAGCGGATCGGGTGACACTTGCATATTTAATCGATTCATACGAAGAAGAAGAATTAGAAGATGGTACATCAAGAACAGTGATGCATTTACATCCTGCTCTTGCACCATATAAGGCAGCTATATTACCGTTATCGAAAAAGCTTTCTGATGAAGCGCGGGAAATTTTTGCTGATCTTGCAAAACAATTCATGGTAGATTTCGACGAGACGGGTTCAATTGGTAAACGTTATCGCCGCCAAGACGAAATTGGTACTCCTTTCTGTATCACTTATGATTTTGATTCGAAGGAAGATCATATGGTAACGGTTCGTGACCGTGACACAATGGAACAAACAAGACTGCCAATCTCGGAATTAAAAAACTTCTTAGAAGAAAAAGTTCAATTTTAA
- a CDS encoding DUF3231 family protein: MAENHIRLTSAEIGGLWSTYMNSTMSRCLLIYFLHHIKDQEMKDMLQNTLDSTNLQIKKLTAIFSQENLPIPDGFTDKDIDLTAPPLFYDPFALSFLYNLARMDMIFYSFTVVNLSRTDMISFFTDSLRQASKLYGDSTTLLLSKGLYDRPPNIPYPTEVNYIETTSYINGFIHKDRPLNVSEVTEIFFNIERNYFSILLCSGLSQVVKDKEIKNYIKKGKDISLKQINYFNDLLKDEDLLGIVSVNMEVTDSQISPFSEKLIMNLFNSLNAVDITLIGHALSSSLRTDLSVQYSKLIGEILLYLKKGFQLMVERKWLEEPPAAPNRKELEK; encoded by the coding sequence GTGGCTGAAAATCATATACGATTAACTAGCGCTGAAATCGGTGGCCTTTGGTCCACTTACATGAATAGCACAATGTCTCGCTGTCTTCTTATTTATTTTCTGCATCATATAAAAGATCAAGAGATGAAAGATATGCTTCAAAATACGTTAGATTCCACTAATTTGCAGATAAAGAAACTTACTGCTATCTTTTCTCAAGAAAATCTGCCTATTCCAGATGGGTTTACTGATAAGGATATCGACTTAACGGCACCACCCCTTTTCTACGACCCTTTCGCACTAAGCTTTTTATACAATTTGGCGAGAATGGATATGATTTTTTATTCATTTACTGTAGTTAATCTTTCACGAACGGACATGATATCATTCTTTACTGATTCTTTGCGGCAGGCTTCTAAATTGTATGGAGATTCAACTACTTTATTATTATCTAAAGGACTTTATGATAGACCGCCAAATATTCCATACCCAACAGAAGTTAATTATATTGAAACTACTTCATATATAAATGGGTTCATACATAAAGACAGACCATTAAATGTAAGTGAAGTAACCGAAATTTTCTTCAACATTGAACGAAATTACTTTTCAATATTGCTATGTTCAGGGCTATCACAGGTAGTTAAAGATAAAGAAATTAAAAACTATATTAAGAAAGGAAAGGATATCTCATTAAAACAAATCAATTATTTTAATGATTTATTAAAGGATGAAGATCTTCTAGGAATTGTGTCAGTTAATATGGAAGTGACCGATTCTCAGATTTCCCCTTTCTCAGAAAAACTAATAATGAATTTATTTAATTCATTAAATGCTGTTGATATTACATTAATTGGACATGCATTATCCAGTTCATTACGTACCGATTTATCTGTACAGTATAGCAAGCTGATTGGAGAAATTTTATTATATTTGAAAAAGGGATTCCAGTTAATGGTCGAACGAAAATGGTTGGAAGAACCCCCTGCTGCTCCCAATAGGAAAGAACTTGAGAAATAA
- a CDS encoding amino acid permease, with protein sequence MQTSKENSTQQLKRKLKSRHLTMISLGGTIGTGLFLASGGAIHTAGPGGVIVSYLLIGIMVYFLMTSLAEMAAYMPVSGTFSTYASKFVDPSLGFALGWNYWYNWAITIAAELSAVTIIMKFWFPHTPSLIWSSICLIIMFLLNYLSVKGFGEAEFWFSLIKVITVIVFIITGFLMIFGIMGGEPVGFKNFTIGDAPFHGGFMSMLGIFMAAGFSFQGTELLGVAAGESDNPEKNIPKAVRQVFWRILLFYVLAILVIGLLIPYTDKNLATDDVAMSPFTIIFDKAGIAFAASVMNAIILTAVLSAGNSGMYASTRMLWDLARDGKAPKFLAKLNKNGVPANALIVTALVGTLAFLASFFGDGVVYVWLLNASGMSGFIAWLGIAISHYRFRKAYVAQGKDLNDLPYKSKLFPFGPIFAFVLCAFVILGQNYSAFLGDKIDWTSVLVSYIGLPLFIIVWLSYKFIKKTKVIPLEQCDFNTAENSH encoded by the coding sequence ATGCAAACATCGAAAGAAAACAGTACCCAACAACTTAAACGTAAATTAAAATCCCGACATTTAACAATGATCTCACTTGGAGGAACGATTGGAACAGGTTTATTTTTAGCCAGTGGCGGTGCCATTCACACGGCCGGACCAGGTGGAGTTATTGTATCCTACTTATTAATTGGTATTATGGTTTACTTTTTAATGACTAGTCTTGCGGAGATGGCTGCCTATATGCCTGTATCCGGAACTTTTAGTACGTATGCTTCAAAATTTGTCGATCCTTCACTTGGATTTGCACTTGGCTGGAACTACTGGTATAACTGGGCAATCACGATCGCTGCAGAATTATCTGCTGTTACCATTATTATGAAGTTTTGGTTCCCACATACACCATCACTTATTTGGAGCAGTATTTGCTTAATTATTATGTTTCTATTAAATTATCTATCTGTAAAAGGCTTTGGTGAAGCAGAGTTTTGGTTCTCACTTATAAAAGTTATAACTGTTATCGTATTTATTATTACCGGATTTTTAATGATATTTGGAATTATGGGCGGAGAACCAGTTGGTTTTAAAAACTTTACGATTGGTGATGCACCATTCCACGGTGGATTTATGTCCATGCTTGGAATATTCATGGCTGCTGGATTTTCCTTTCAAGGAACGGAACTTCTTGGAGTTGCCGCTGGAGAAAGTGATAATCCGGAGAAAAATATTCCGAAAGCTGTTCGTCAAGTTTTCTGGCGTATCCTCTTATTTTATGTATTAGCCATTTTAGTCATTGGTTTACTTATTCCATATACAGATAAGAACTTGGCTACTGATGATGTCGCAATGAGTCCGTTTACGATCATTTTTGATAAGGCTGGGATTGCCTTTGCTGCTTCTGTCATGAATGCCATTATTTTAACTGCTGTATTATCTGCCGGAAATTCAGGAATGTACGCTTCAACCCGTATGCTTTGGGATTTGGCTCGCGATGGGAAAGCACCGAAGTTTTTAGCAAAGTTAAATAAGAATGGTGTACCTGCAAATGCATTAATTGTCACCGCTTTAGTTGGAACTTTAGCCTTCTTAGCCTCCTTCTTTGGTGATGGAGTCGTCTATGTTTGGTTATTAAATGCATCAGGGATGTCCGGATTTATTGCATGGCTCGGTATAGCCATTAGTCATTACAGATTTCGTAAGGCGTATGTGGCGCAAGGCAAGGACTTAAATGATTTACCATATAAATCTAAGTTGTTCCCATTTGGCCCTATTTTCGCCTTCGTTCTCTGCGCGTTTGTCATCTTGGGTCAGAACTATTCCGCCTTTTTAGGTGATAAAATTGATTGGACAAGTGTTTTAGTATCTTATATCGGATTGCCACTATTTATTATAGTATGGCTGAGCTACAAATTTATTAAAAAAACAAAAGTCATTCCACTTGAACAATGTGATTTTAATACGGCTGAAAATAGTCACTAA